From the Paenibacillus sp. R14(2021) genome, the window GCCGGGTCAACCTGATCGGCGAGCATACGGATTACAATGGCGGCTACGTGTTTCCCGCTGCGCTGACATTCGGTACGACGCTGCTGATACGCAAGCGCGACGACAATCAGCTCGGTCTCGCATCGACGAACTTCGACGAGCATAAGCATCTGCCGATTTCCCCGATCGTCTACGATGAGGCGGATGACTGGATGAACTATCCGAAGGGGATCGTGAACGAGCTGCAGCAGCGCGGCACGGTGTTCGAGAACGGCTATGATCTGCTTTTCCACGGTGAAATCCCGAATGGCGCGGGCCTGTCTTCCTCGGCTTCTATCGAAGTCGTTACCGCATACGGTCTGCTCACGATGGCGGGTTACCCGATTGACACGGTGCAAATCGCGCTGCTGTCCCAGAAATCCGAGAATGAATTCAACGGTGTGCAGTGCGGTATCATGGATCAATTCGCGGTGGCGAACGGCAAGAAGGACCACGCGATTCTGCTGATGTGCGACACGCTGGAATACGACCTGGTGCCGTTCAACTCCGGCGACTATCAGCTGGTAATCGGCAACACGAACAAACGCCGCGGCTTGGTGGATTCCAAGTACAACGAGCGCCGCAGCCAATGCGAGCAGGCGGTACAGGATCTGAAAGCGGCTTTCCCGGAGCTTACGCTCCTCGGCCAGTTATCGCTTGAGGATTTCAATGCGAACAAGCACCTCATCAAGGACGAAATCGTTCGCAAACGCGCCGAGCATGTCGTCGAAGAAATCGACCGCGTGCTGCAATCCATGAAGGTACTCCAAACGAACGATCTTGCAGCATTCGGGCAGCTGATGAACGCATCGCATGACTCGCTCCGCGATTTGTATGAAGTAACGGGAGATGAGCTTGATGCCATGGTAGCCGCGGCGCGTCAGGTTAAAGGCGTACTGGGCTCCCGGATGACAGGCGCCGGCTTCGGCGGCTGCACGGTGTCGCTCGTTCATAAAGACAGCATCGAGACGTTCAAGTCCGAGGTTGGACGCAATTATACGGCAGCTACAGGCTTAACCCCGGATTTCTACGTCTGCACGATCGGCAACGGCGTAGAGCGATTGGTTTAAATAGTTTCATAACTAAAGGAGGAGAACAACCATGGCAGTACTCGTAACCGGAGGAGCGGGCTATATCGGCTCGCACGCAGTAGCGGCGCTCATCGAGCGCGGCGAAGAGATCGTCATCGTCGATAACCTGCAGCAGGGACATAAGGATGCGGTGCTTGGCGGCAAATTGTACGTCGGCGATCTGCGCGACGCCGAGTTTCTTGATACGGTGTTCGGCGAGAACAGCATTGACGCGGTCATCCATTTCGCGGCGAATTCGCTTGTCGGTGAAAGCATGAAGGATCCCGGCAAATATTATCACAACAATGTCTACGGCACGCTTTGCCTGCTCGAGAAGATGAACCAGTACGGCGTGAAGCGGATTGTCTTCTCGTCGACGGCAGCCACGTACGGCGAACCGGAATCGATTCCGATTCGTGAGGATGACCGTACGCTGCCAACGAACACGTACGGCGAGACGAAGCTTGCGATGGAGAAAATGATGAAATGGTTCGACGTCGCCTATGAGCTTAAATACGTGTCGCTGCGGTATTTCAACGCGGCTGGCGCGCATGCAAGCGGCCGGATCGGCGAAGATCACAATCCGGAGACGCATCTGGTGCCGCTTGTGCTCCAAACCGCGCTCGGCCAGCGCAAGCACATTTCGATCTTCGGCGATGATTATGCGACAGAAGACGGCACATGCATCCGCGATTACATTCATGTAAGCGATCTGGCGGACGCACATGTGCTGGCAGTAGACCGGCTGCGTAAGGGCGGCGAGAGCGCCGTGTATAATTTGGGCAACGGAACCGGCTTCTCCGTGAAGCAGGTCATCGATATTGCCCGCCAAGTGACGGGCCGCGAAATTCCGGCCGTGATGGAAGCGCGCCGCGCCGGAGACCCGGCCGTGCTTGTCGCTTCTTCCGACCGTGCCCGCACGGAGCTCGGCTGGAACCCGACCCGCAACAAGCTGGAAGACATCATCGGCAGCGCGTGGGCGTGGCATCAGAGCAACCCAAGCGGATACAACAAGCAATAGGGCTGCAGCCACGCCGCAGCAGAAGGAGCATTGACCTACATGACAAACCAACATACGCCCGGCTCGGAAGACGTGCTGCTGCTAATCGAACGGCTTGTTCAGTTTGCCGCGCAGCGCGGGATGATCGAGCCTCCGCTGGATATGTACGCATCTCGTAATGCGCTGATCGATCTGTTCGGCTTCACCGAAGCCTACGCCGGAGAAGTGCCGGAAGAACGGCTCGACAGCCCGGCTGCGCTGCTGGAGCCGCTGCTTGATTACGGCGCGTCCATCGGCCTTATCACGGATAATACGACGACCTTCCGCGATCTGCTGGACGCCCGCATCATGGGACTGCTCATGCCGCGCCCGTCGGAGGCGGCGGCGCAGTTCCGTCGTACGGCGGAAAGCGAAGGAATCGCGAAGGCGACCGATGCGTTCTACCGGCTCAGCATCGATTCCAACTACATCCGCATGGACCGCATCGCGAAGAATCAATACTGGCAGCAGCCGACGGATTACGGCAAGCTTGAAATCACCGTCAACCTCTCTAAGCCGGAGAAGGATCCGAAGGAAATCGCCCTGCTCAAGACGATGGCGCCGAGCAATTATCCGAAATGCCTGCTCTGCGCGGACAATGTCGGCTACGCTGGCCGCGCGGACCATCCGGGACGCCAAAACCTGCGCGTTGTGCCGCTGGAGCTGCAGGGCGAAACCTGGTACTTCCAGTACTCGCCTTACGTGTATTACAACGAGCACAGCATTGTCTTTCACGGCAAGCATGTACCGATGCGGATTACGCACGCCACCTTCGCTCGCCTGCTTGATTTCGTAGACGCCTTCCCGCACTATTTCATCGGCTCCAATGCGGATCTGCCGATTGTCGGCGGCTCGATTCTGAACCATGATCACTTTCAAGCCGGCCGCCATGTGTTTCCCATGGAGACGGCTGCTGCCGAGCAGACCTTCGTTCATCCATCGTCCAGCGGCCTGACGTACAGCATCGTCGCATGGCCGATGAGCGTCGTGCGCGTGAACGGCAGCGACAAGGCGGAGGTGCTGAAGGCAGCAGGTGCAATCTTGGATGCTTGGCGCGCTTACAGCGATCCGGAAGCGGACGTCTATGCTTTTACGGAGAAAGACGGCGAACAGGTGCCGCATAACACGATTACGCCGATTGCCCGGCTACGCGAAGGCGGCGGATATGAGCTGGATCTCGTTCTCCGCAACAACCGGACAAGCGAAGAGCATCCGGATGGCATCTTCCATCCGCATCAGCATCTGCATCACATCAAGAAAGAAAATATCGGCTTGATCGAGGTTATGGGACTGGCGGTTCTCCCGGGCCGGCTCAAAACCGAGCTGGAAGAGATCGCTTCGCTCCTTACAGGTGGGACGGCGCTTGACCAGGCTTCGCTTCTTAACGGTCCGCTGGGCAAACATGCCGAGTGGATCGGCGGGCTGGCTGAGGAACACGGCACGTCATTGACGCGCGATCAGGCGGAGTCGCTGCTGCGCGATGAAGTCGGACGCAAGTTTCTGGACGTGCTGGGGGATGCCGGCGTATACAAGCGTACGGCAGCCGGCCAAGAAGCGTTCGCGCGTTTCTTGACATCGCTCGGCCTCGTTCCGCTCAAATAATTGCGTTTAAAACAGGCTGTTCGAAAGTCATTATGGCTTTCGAACAGCTTTTTATTGTTGTCAGCCGAATAAATGTGATATCCAACAAAATAATTGGAATATTTTTATATTAAAAAAAGGAAAAATGAATGTTATGGCGAAAATAATTTAGATAAGTTATTTCCAGATCCGGGGGGACGATGAAATGCCGCAGCCTATAATACCAATTGATGAATTTCTTGCATTATCGACCGACGAGCAGGTCGAGAAGCTGAAGCAGTGGAAGATGGATTACACCTTGAAAGATATCCGCGATGCCTGGGGCTTCAAGCATTCCGCGCAGTACTACATGCTGCTTAAGAAGCTCCGCATTTACGAGCGCGTCGTGAACAAATCCGACAAATTCTCGCCGGAGCAGCTGCTCTCCTCGCGCCATGGCGCGGAAGTGTATACGTCGGCCGCAAATGCGGTCATTGACCGCGCTGCGCCCGCGGATCAGTTCGGCTATGAGCTTAATGTCACGCTGAGCGGTCCGGAGCTTGCTGAGAAGCTGGATCGTCTTGCGCATTTTCTCCGCGGCGAGCATAAGGCTGTAACAGTGAAATTATCCATCTTTGCGTCCAAAGGGGTTATGGCTCCGACTGAAGCAGAAGAGGAAGACAACTAACAAAGTACACCGGTTACATCCAATTAGTCTTGTCATATTATTCAAAAATGTGGAAAAAAAATAAACCCGAACGTATCGAGCGTTCGGGTTTTTATGATCATTTATTGTCATAACTTGTTATTAAATGGAAGACTCAATGAGCATAAATGATTATACCCGCAGTTGGCCAAGCTCCGATACGATGGCTTCTACTTCGCTGATGCTGAATTTATCCTTGCCGGCCACGATTTCGTAGACATCTCTCAAATCCTCGTATTTGTCCAGGCTGAAATTGGATGCCTGCATGGCAGCGCCGGAAGCCATGCGCAGCTTCGTCTTAATTTCCTCGATCATATAGGCAATATTCTCTTGATTCGGTTCCTCTAAATTTCTCATTGCGAACGCTCCTTCTTTACCCGTTTGATTGTTCGTATTGTAACATGACAAGCGGCAGACCGCTACTTTCAGGACGCAGTCTATTTGAAGCGGGACTTCGATTTGGGTACAATGAGGACAGTAATACAGGGGAGGCAGTTCGAAGCATGGGCAACCGGGCAAAGGCGCGCAGGGCGCGAACCGCGGATACGGTGTCCCGGCAGCGGGTGGAAGCGGAAGGGCTGGCTGTTTTTCTGAAGCAGTTAGCTGCGCTCGAACCTGATCCCGCACGAATCGGATTTATTTGCATCGGCACCGATTGTTCGACCGGTGATTCCTATGGACCGCTGGTCGGAAGCTTGCTTGCGCAGGCCGGCTGGCGGGTTGTTATCGGTACACTGGAGCAGCCCTGCGACTCGGATCGTTACGAAGCTATGAAGGCGGGGATTCCGGAGGGGCTGACGACAATAGCAATAGATGCATGCTTGGGTAAGAAAGAAGAGAAGCCGGGCTATATCGTCGGCGAAGGCCCGCTCTATCCGGGACATGCGCTCGGCAAGAGATTGGGGCCGGCCGGTGATTACAGCATTGCCGGTATTGTAGGCCGGGCGGGCGTGAAGCCCTACTGGACGATTCAGCACGCCTCGTTATATGAAGCGATGGGCATGGCCCGCGATACGGCGGCTGCCATTCAAGCCGCGTGGCATATGCCGGCCGTTCATGCGATTTATTTACGCTAAAACAGAAGGGAAGTGGTATGCATGACATTGAACAATCGTTCCATTGCCGACCAGACCTATACGCTGCCGGATGGTCAAGTAATCGCCTATTATGATTCAGGTTCTGCTTCCGTTTCGGCGGATACGACCCAGCATGTTATCGTACTGCTTCATGGGTTTTGCGGAAGCTCGGCGTACTGGGGGGAGCTTATTCCACTCCTATCTGGTGAAGGACGGGTAATCGCGCCGGATCTCCGCGGTCACGGCCTCAGCACCGCTCCGGATCAAGAGGCATACGAGATGGGCGATTTCGCCCGGGATCTGAAGCTTCTGCTCGGTCATTTGAATGTGTCCACTGTGCATCTGTTTGGACATTCGCTTGGGGGATATGTATCGCTGGCGTTCGCAGAGAGCTATTCCGAGCAGCTCGACGCCCTTGGTCTTATTCATTCCACGGCTAAGGCGGACAGTGCAGCAGCGCAAGCTAACCGCGACAAGGCGGCACATGCGCTCAAGGAGGGCGGCATTCAGCCGTTCGTTGAAGGCTTGGTGCCCAAATTGTTTGCTCCCAATCACAAATCATCCATGGCGGATCGCGTGCAAGCCATGATCGAAGCCGGTTATGAGACTTCGGCAGCCGGTGCGGCAGCCACAGCGCTTGGCATGAAGGCTCGCCCTGACCGGACCGCTGTTCTTGACGGGCTGACGGTTCCGCTGCTGCTTATTGCAGGATCGGAAGACGGCATCATTCTGCCCGCGAACACATTCACGTCGGACGGTCCGCAGGTCAAGCAGGTGCTGCTTGAAGGCTGCGGACATATGAGCATGGTCGAGGATCCGAATAAGCTGGCCGGAGAGCTGGCGGCGTTTCTCCATTTTCATCGCGTATAATCGAGCAGCTGGTCAGCATGGCCCGGGAGGAGAGGAAGTCACATGTTTCAACGTGATTTTTTTATGAGAATGATTGAACAGATGGGGGAAGCTGCGGGCGTGGTCATGGGGCTTCGCCAGCAGAAGAAGAATGAAGAGGCGCTGCAGGTAATCGACGACTTGCTGGATCGGCAGTTCCGGATGAACGGGAAGCTGATTCGCCAGCTGTCGGATGCGGACCTTGTCCGGATGATGACGACGAACGGGGTCGTGGAAACGACCAATTTGCATGCAGTTGCGCTGCTTCTTAAGCAAGAGGCGGACATTCTGGATGATCTTAGCCGTCAGGACCAGGCTTATCCGCTGCATTTGAAGGCCTTCCATCTATTCATGCGCCTCGCGCTGCTGGATGCGCCGGCGATGCTGCGGACGCCATCGGAGGAAGCGGCTGATATGGCCTCGAAGCTGCACGAATACGAGCTGCCCCAGGCGACGAAGCTGCTGATGTGGGAATGGTATGAGGGCGACCGGCGCTATGACGAAGCCGAGAATATGCTGCACGAGCTGCTGGAGGACGGAGCGATCCCTGCCGAAGAGGCGGTTGAATTCTACCGCAGATTGCTGCTGCTTCCCGATGAATCGCTGCAGGCAGGCGGACTTCCGAGGGAGGAAGTCACGGAAGGTCTAGATCGAATCAAGCAGAATATCGAAATGATGTAGGAGATGAACGAGAATAGATGGACAGCAAGGAGCAATGGCAGACGGATCTTATGCAATGGGTATCGGAAGGGGAATTAAGAGGCGCGACGTTCAGCCAGCTTCGCCGCAAGGATGGTCAAATTCCGTCCAAAACGGTCATTCGCCCGATCGCGCTCAAGGGCGCG encodes:
- a CDS encoding galactokinase; translation: MANLHELTQRFLSVYGESHEQISIFHAPGRVNLIGEHTDYNGGYVFPAALTFGTTLLIRKRDDNQLGLASTNFDEHKHLPISPIVYDEADDWMNYPKGIVNELQQRGTVFENGYDLLFHGEIPNGAGLSSSASIEVVTAYGLLTMAGYPIDTVQIALLSQKSENEFNGVQCGIMDQFAVANGKKDHAILLMCDTLEYDLVPFNSGDYQLVIGNTNKRRGLVDSKYNERRSQCEQAVQDLKAAFPELTLLGQLSLEDFNANKHLIKDEIVRKRAEHVVEEIDRVLQSMKVLQTNDLAAFGQLMNASHDSLRDLYEVTGDELDAMVAAARQVKGVLGSRMTGAGFGGCTVSLVHKDSIETFKSEVGRNYTAATGLTPDFYVCTIGNGVERLV
- the yyaC gene encoding spore protease YyaC; this encodes MGNRAKARRARTADTVSRQRVEAEGLAVFLKQLAALEPDPARIGFICIGTDCSTGDSYGPLVGSLLAQAGWRVVIGTLEQPCDSDRYEAMKAGIPEGLTTIAIDACLGKKEEKPGYIVGEGPLYPGHALGKRLGPAGDYSIAGIVGRAGVKPYWTIQHASLYEAMGMARDTAAAIQAAWHMPAVHAIYLR
- a CDS encoding UDP-glucose--hexose-1-phosphate uridylyltransferase, which gives rise to MTNQHTPGSEDVLLLIERLVQFAAQRGMIEPPLDMYASRNALIDLFGFTEAYAGEVPEERLDSPAALLEPLLDYGASIGLITDNTTTFRDLLDARIMGLLMPRPSEAAAQFRRTAESEGIAKATDAFYRLSIDSNYIRMDRIAKNQYWQQPTDYGKLEITVNLSKPEKDPKEIALLKTMAPSNYPKCLLCADNVGYAGRADHPGRQNLRVVPLELQGETWYFQYSPYVYYNEHSIVFHGKHVPMRITHATFARLLDFVDAFPHYFIGSNADLPIVGGSILNHDHFQAGRHVFPMETAAAEQTFVHPSSSGLTYSIVAWPMSVVRVNGSDKAEVLKAAGAILDAWRAYSDPEADVYAFTEKDGEQVPHNTITPIARLREGGGYELDLVLRNNRTSEEHPDGIFHPHQHLHHIKKENIGLIEVMGLAVLPGRLKTELEEIASLLTGGTALDQASLLNGPLGKHAEWIGGLAEEHGTSLTRDQAESLLRDEVGRKFLDVLGDAGVYKRTAAGQEAFARFLTSLGLVPLK
- the galE gene encoding UDP-glucose 4-epimerase GalE, producing MAVLVTGGAGYIGSHAVAALIERGEEIVIVDNLQQGHKDAVLGGKLYVGDLRDAEFLDTVFGENSIDAVIHFAANSLVGESMKDPGKYYHNNVYGTLCLLEKMNQYGVKRIVFSSTAATYGEPESIPIREDDRTLPTNTYGETKLAMEKMMKWFDVAYELKYVSLRYFNAAGAHASGRIGEDHNPETHLVPLVLQTALGQRKHISIFGDDYATEDGTCIRDYIHVSDLADAHVLAVDRLRKGGESAVYNLGNGTGFSVKQVIDIARQVTGREIPAVMEARRAGDPAVLVASSDRARTELGWNPTRNKLEDIIGSAWAWHQSNPSGYNKQ
- a CDS encoding alpha/beta fold hydrolase → MTLNNRSIADQTYTLPDGQVIAYYDSGSASVSADTTQHVIVLLHGFCGSSAYWGELIPLLSGEGRVIAPDLRGHGLSTAPDQEAYEMGDFARDLKLLLGHLNVSTVHLFGHSLGGYVSLAFAESYSEQLDALGLIHSTAKADSAAAQANRDKAAHALKEGGIQPFVEGLVPKLFAPNHKSSMADRVQAMIEAGYETSAAGAAATALGMKARPDRTAVLDGLTVPLLLIAGSEDGIILPANTFTSDGPQVKQVLLEGCGHMSMVEDPNKLAGELAAFLHFHRV
- a CDS encoding DUF1128 domain-containing protein, translated to MRNLEEPNQENIAYMIEEIKTKLRMASGAAMQASNFSLDKYEDLRDVYEIVAGKDKFSISEVEAIVSELGQLRV
- a CDS encoding DUF6483 family protein — protein: MFQRDFFMRMIEQMGEAAGVVMGLRQQKKNEEALQVIDDLLDRQFRMNGKLIRQLSDADLVRMMTTNGVVETTNLHAVALLLKQEADILDDLSRQDQAYPLHLKAFHLFMRLALLDAPAMLRTPSEEAADMASKLHEYELPQATKLLMWEWYEGDRRYDEAENMLHELLEDGAIPAEEAVEFYRRLLLLPDESLQAGGLPREEVTEGLDRIKQNIEMM